Proteins found in one Quercus robur chromosome 2, dhQueRobu3.1, whole genome shotgun sequence genomic segment:
- the LOC126713969 gene encoding uncharacterized protein LOC126713969 isoform X2: protein MAWPIQGMESVVATVSGYNGSERFNLIKLISHAGASYVGTMSRSITHLYDLAKKFKIMIVNHRWVEECMRQGMRVPENPYIFQSGEEVGPLLMELPLVNTSVSAKNRKVLTDKSNTCEISQTQSIDLVCGDSGLAAFSESCLLNKNLFPDSRERNDISNKLKHKLVRKTSKQVNGSSSRSCLEEPPLSGLFTKKHESSSYSKHLDRDKRKILNNNGLNISAEPSYKGRRLVERNASIPLLESAQLDLDKECYPIRVLNPHNSVAGSSSHSDAIQNTNILEIGGASGDRCHILSRITNEGSEASMDSDLCVKHASTAVERTSQDGCTNVEDLQEETIDESQNEHVTRLPTSTELSCVICWTDFSSTRGVLPCGHRFCYSCILSWADVMASRRKISTCPLCKASFNSITKVEDAATTDQKIYSQTIPCAHSDLDIFILADLETTSFGAQSSLALICSKCRCREPEDLLISCHLCRIRRIHSYCLDPPLLPWTCIHCKDLRMLYHHAS from the exons ATGGCTTGGCCAATTCAAGGCATGGAGTCCGTGGTAGCTACAGTCAGTGGGTACAATGGCTCGGAGCGGTTTAACCTCATCAAGCTGATTTCACATGCCGGCGCTAGTTATGTGGGTACTATGTCAAGATCAATTACACACTTg TATGATTTGGCTAAGaagtttaaaataatgataGTAAACCATCGGTGGGTTGAAGAATGCATGAGGCAAGGAATGCGTGTCCCAGAGAATCCTTATATTTTTCAAAG TGGGGAAGAAGTGGGGCCCTTATTGATGGAACTCCCACTTGTTAATACGAGTGTCTCAGCAAAGAATCGTAAAGTGCTTACTGACAAATCAAATACTTGTGAAATCTCTCAAACACAATCTATTGATTTGGTGTGCGGAGATTCTGGTCTAGCAGCATTTTCTGAATCTTGTTTGTTGAATAAG AATTTATTTCCTGATTCTCGAGAGAGAAATGATATTTCTAACAAACTAAAGCACAAACTGGTTAGAAAGACTTCAAAGCAAGTGAATGGGTCAAGTAGCAGATCCTGTTTAGAGGAGCCTCCCTTATCTGgtttatttacaaaaaag CATGAGTCAAGTTCTTATTCTAAGCATCTGGATAGAGACAAGAGAAAGATCTTAAATAATAATGGACTCAATATTTCGGCTGAACCTTCTTATAAAGGAAGGAGGCTTGTGGAAAGGAATGCCAGTATACCTTTGCTGGAGTCTGCACAGTTGGATTTGGACAAAGAGTGCTACCCAATTAGAGTACTTAACCCACACAACAGTGTCGCAGGTTCATCAAGTCATTCAGATGCAATACAGAATACTAATATATTGGAAATTGGGGGAGCATCTGGTGATCGGTGCCATATTCTAAGTAGAATTACAAATGAAGGTTCAGAAGCTTCCATGGATTCAGATTTATGTGTTAAGCATGCGTCAACAGCCGTGGAAAGAACTTCACAAGATGGGTGTACTAATGTTGAGGACTTACAAGAAGAGACCATAGATGAGAGTCAGAATGAACATGTTACCAGATTACCTACTTCAACAGAGTTATCATGTGTTATATGTTGGACAGATTTCAGTTCAACCAGGGGGGTTTTACCATGTGGGCATCGATTTTGTTATTCATGCATCCTAAGCTGGGCTGATGTAATG GCTTCAAGGAGAAAAATTTCAACTTGCCCTTTGTGCAAGGCGAGTTTTAATAGCATTACAAAGGTTGAGGATGCAGCCACTACTGATCAGAAAATATACTCCCAGACTATTCCATGTGCTCATTCAGACTTGGATATTTTCATTCTCGCTGATTTAGAAACAACCAGTTTTGGTGCTCAG TCTTCCCTTGCGCTGATTTGTAGCAAATGCCGCTGTCGGGAACCTGAGGATCTCCTCATTAGCTGTCATCTTTGCCGGATTCGACGCATCCATTCCTACTGCTTGGACCCTCCCTTGTTACCATGGACATGCATTCATTGTAAGGATCTCCGGATGCTCTACCATCATGCCTCTTAA
- the LOC126713969 gene encoding uncharacterized protein LOC126713969 isoform X3: protein MAWPIQGMESVVATVSGYNGSERFNLIKLISHAGASYVGTMSRSITHLVCWKFEGKKYDLAKKFKIMIVNHRWVEECMRQGMRVPENPYIFQSGEEVGPLLMELPLVNTSVSAKNRKVLTDKSNTCEISQTQSIDLVCGDSGLAAFSESCLLNKTSKQVNGSSSRSCLEEPPLSGLFTKKHESSSYSKHLDRDKRKILNNNGLNISAEPSYKGRRLVERNASIPLLESAQLDLDKECYPIRVLNPHNSVAGSSSHSDAIQNTNILEIGGASGDRCHILSRITNEGSEASMDSDLCVKHASTAVERTSQDGCTNVEDLQEETIDESQNEHVTRLPTSTELSCVICWTDFSSTRGVLPCGHRFCYSCILSWADVMASRRKISTCPLCKASFNSITKVEDAATTDQKIYSQTIPCAHSDLDIFILADLETTSFGAQSSLALICSKCRCREPEDLLISCHLCRIRRIHSYCLDPPLLPWTCIHCKDLRMLYHHAS, encoded by the exons ATGGCTTGGCCAATTCAAGGCATGGAGTCCGTGGTAGCTACAGTCAGTGGGTACAATGGCTCGGAGCGGTTTAACCTCATCAAGCTGATTTCACATGCCGGCGCTAGTTATGTGGGTACTATGTCAAGATCAATTACACACTTg GTGTGTTGGAAATTTGAAGGAAAGAAGTATGATTTGGCTAAGaagtttaaaataatgataGTAAACCATCGGTGGGTTGAAGAATGCATGAGGCAAGGAATGCGTGTCCCAGAGAATCCTTATATTTTTCAAAG TGGGGAAGAAGTGGGGCCCTTATTGATGGAACTCCCACTTGTTAATACGAGTGTCTCAGCAAAGAATCGTAAAGTGCTTACTGACAAATCAAATACTTGTGAAATCTCTCAAACACAATCTATTGATTTGGTGTGCGGAGATTCTGGTCTAGCAGCATTTTCTGAATCTTGTTTGTTGAATAAG ACTTCAAAGCAAGTGAATGGGTCAAGTAGCAGATCCTGTTTAGAGGAGCCTCCCTTATCTGgtttatttacaaaaaag CATGAGTCAAGTTCTTATTCTAAGCATCTGGATAGAGACAAGAGAAAGATCTTAAATAATAATGGACTCAATATTTCGGCTGAACCTTCTTATAAAGGAAGGAGGCTTGTGGAAAGGAATGCCAGTATACCTTTGCTGGAGTCTGCACAGTTGGATTTGGACAAAGAGTGCTACCCAATTAGAGTACTTAACCCACACAACAGTGTCGCAGGTTCATCAAGTCATTCAGATGCAATACAGAATACTAATATATTGGAAATTGGGGGAGCATCTGGTGATCGGTGCCATATTCTAAGTAGAATTACAAATGAAGGTTCAGAAGCTTCCATGGATTCAGATTTATGTGTTAAGCATGCGTCAACAGCCGTGGAAAGAACTTCACAAGATGGGTGTACTAATGTTGAGGACTTACAAGAAGAGACCATAGATGAGAGTCAGAATGAACATGTTACCAGATTACCTACTTCAACAGAGTTATCATGTGTTATATGTTGGACAGATTTCAGTTCAACCAGGGGGGTTTTACCATGTGGGCATCGATTTTGTTATTCATGCATCCTAAGCTGGGCTGATGTAATG GCTTCAAGGAGAAAAATTTCAACTTGCCCTTTGTGCAAGGCGAGTTTTAATAGCATTACAAAGGTTGAGGATGCAGCCACTACTGATCAGAAAATATACTCCCAGACTATTCCATGTGCTCATTCAGACTTGGATATTTTCATTCTCGCTGATTTAGAAACAACCAGTTTTGGTGCTCAG TCTTCCCTTGCGCTGATTTGTAGCAAATGCCGCTGTCGGGAACCTGAGGATCTCCTCATTAGCTGTCATCTTTGCCGGATTCGACGCATCCATTCCTACTGCTTGGACCCTCCCTTGTTACCATGGACATGCATTCATTGTAAGGATCTCCGGATGCTCTACCATCATGCCTCTTAA
- the LOC126713969 gene encoding uncharacterized protein LOC126713969 isoform X1 — protein MAWPIQGMESVVATVSGYNGSERFNLIKLISHAGASYVGTMSRSITHLVCWKFEGKKYDLAKKFKIMIVNHRWVEECMRQGMRVPENPYIFQSGEEVGPLLMELPLVNTSVSAKNRKVLTDKSNTCEISQTQSIDLVCGDSGLAAFSESCLLNKNLFPDSRERNDISNKLKHKLVRKTSKQVNGSSSRSCLEEPPLSGLFTKKHESSSYSKHLDRDKRKILNNNGLNISAEPSYKGRRLVERNASIPLLESAQLDLDKECYPIRVLNPHNSVAGSSSHSDAIQNTNILEIGGASGDRCHILSRITNEGSEASMDSDLCVKHASTAVERTSQDGCTNVEDLQEETIDESQNEHVTRLPTSTELSCVICWTDFSSTRGVLPCGHRFCYSCILSWADVMASRRKISTCPLCKASFNSITKVEDAATTDQKIYSQTIPCAHSDLDIFILADLETTSFGAQSSLALICSKCRCREPEDLLISCHLCRIRRIHSYCLDPPLLPWTCIHCKDLRMLYHHAS, from the exons ATGGCTTGGCCAATTCAAGGCATGGAGTCCGTGGTAGCTACAGTCAGTGGGTACAATGGCTCGGAGCGGTTTAACCTCATCAAGCTGATTTCACATGCCGGCGCTAGTTATGTGGGTACTATGTCAAGATCAATTACACACTTg GTGTGTTGGAAATTTGAAGGAAAGAAGTATGATTTGGCTAAGaagtttaaaataatgataGTAAACCATCGGTGGGTTGAAGAATGCATGAGGCAAGGAATGCGTGTCCCAGAGAATCCTTATATTTTTCAAAG TGGGGAAGAAGTGGGGCCCTTATTGATGGAACTCCCACTTGTTAATACGAGTGTCTCAGCAAAGAATCGTAAAGTGCTTACTGACAAATCAAATACTTGTGAAATCTCTCAAACACAATCTATTGATTTGGTGTGCGGAGATTCTGGTCTAGCAGCATTTTCTGAATCTTGTTTGTTGAATAAG AATTTATTTCCTGATTCTCGAGAGAGAAATGATATTTCTAACAAACTAAAGCACAAACTGGTTAGAAAGACTTCAAAGCAAGTGAATGGGTCAAGTAGCAGATCCTGTTTAGAGGAGCCTCCCTTATCTGgtttatttacaaaaaag CATGAGTCAAGTTCTTATTCTAAGCATCTGGATAGAGACAAGAGAAAGATCTTAAATAATAATGGACTCAATATTTCGGCTGAACCTTCTTATAAAGGAAGGAGGCTTGTGGAAAGGAATGCCAGTATACCTTTGCTGGAGTCTGCACAGTTGGATTTGGACAAAGAGTGCTACCCAATTAGAGTACTTAACCCACACAACAGTGTCGCAGGTTCATCAAGTCATTCAGATGCAATACAGAATACTAATATATTGGAAATTGGGGGAGCATCTGGTGATCGGTGCCATATTCTAAGTAGAATTACAAATGAAGGTTCAGAAGCTTCCATGGATTCAGATTTATGTGTTAAGCATGCGTCAACAGCCGTGGAAAGAACTTCACAAGATGGGTGTACTAATGTTGAGGACTTACAAGAAGAGACCATAGATGAGAGTCAGAATGAACATGTTACCAGATTACCTACTTCAACAGAGTTATCATGTGTTATATGTTGGACAGATTTCAGTTCAACCAGGGGGGTTTTACCATGTGGGCATCGATTTTGTTATTCATGCATCCTAAGCTGGGCTGATGTAATG GCTTCAAGGAGAAAAATTTCAACTTGCCCTTTGTGCAAGGCGAGTTTTAATAGCATTACAAAGGTTGAGGATGCAGCCACTACTGATCAGAAAATATACTCCCAGACTATTCCATGTGCTCATTCAGACTTGGATATTTTCATTCTCGCTGATTTAGAAACAACCAGTTTTGGTGCTCAG TCTTCCCTTGCGCTGATTTGTAGCAAATGCCGCTGTCGGGAACCTGAGGATCTCCTCATTAGCTGTCATCTTTGCCGGATTCGACGCATCCATTCCTACTGCTTGGACCCTCCCTTGTTACCATGGACATGCATTCATTGTAAGGATCTCCGGATGCTCTACCATCATGCCTCTTAA
- the LOC126713969 gene encoding uncharacterized protein LOC126713969 isoform X4: protein MAWPIQGMESVVATVSGYNGSERFNLIKLISHAGASYVGTMSRSITHLVCWKFEGKKYDLAKKFKIMIVNHRWVEECMRQGMRVPENPYIFQSGEEVGPLLMELPLVNTSVSAKNRKVLTDKSNTCEISQTQSIDLVCGDSGLAAFSESCLLNKHESSSYSKHLDRDKRKILNNNGLNISAEPSYKGRRLVERNASIPLLESAQLDLDKECYPIRVLNPHNSVAGSSSHSDAIQNTNILEIGGASGDRCHILSRITNEGSEASMDSDLCVKHASTAVERTSQDGCTNVEDLQEETIDESQNEHVTRLPTSTELSCVICWTDFSSTRGVLPCGHRFCYSCILSWADVMASRRKISTCPLCKASFNSITKVEDAATTDQKIYSQTIPCAHSDLDIFILADLETTSFGAQSSLALICSKCRCREPEDLLISCHLCRIRRIHSYCLDPPLLPWTCIHCKDLRMLYHHAS from the exons ATGGCTTGGCCAATTCAAGGCATGGAGTCCGTGGTAGCTACAGTCAGTGGGTACAATGGCTCGGAGCGGTTTAACCTCATCAAGCTGATTTCACATGCCGGCGCTAGTTATGTGGGTACTATGTCAAGATCAATTACACACTTg GTGTGTTGGAAATTTGAAGGAAAGAAGTATGATTTGGCTAAGaagtttaaaataatgataGTAAACCATCGGTGGGTTGAAGAATGCATGAGGCAAGGAATGCGTGTCCCAGAGAATCCTTATATTTTTCAAAG TGGGGAAGAAGTGGGGCCCTTATTGATGGAACTCCCACTTGTTAATACGAGTGTCTCAGCAAAGAATCGTAAAGTGCTTACTGACAAATCAAATACTTGTGAAATCTCTCAAACACAATCTATTGATTTGGTGTGCGGAGATTCTGGTCTAGCAGCATTTTCTGAATCTTGTTTGTTGAATAAG CATGAGTCAAGTTCTTATTCTAAGCATCTGGATAGAGACAAGAGAAAGATCTTAAATAATAATGGACTCAATATTTCGGCTGAACCTTCTTATAAAGGAAGGAGGCTTGTGGAAAGGAATGCCAGTATACCTTTGCTGGAGTCTGCACAGTTGGATTTGGACAAAGAGTGCTACCCAATTAGAGTACTTAACCCACACAACAGTGTCGCAGGTTCATCAAGTCATTCAGATGCAATACAGAATACTAATATATTGGAAATTGGGGGAGCATCTGGTGATCGGTGCCATATTCTAAGTAGAATTACAAATGAAGGTTCAGAAGCTTCCATGGATTCAGATTTATGTGTTAAGCATGCGTCAACAGCCGTGGAAAGAACTTCACAAGATGGGTGTACTAATGTTGAGGACTTACAAGAAGAGACCATAGATGAGAGTCAGAATGAACATGTTACCAGATTACCTACTTCAACAGAGTTATCATGTGTTATATGTTGGACAGATTTCAGTTCAACCAGGGGGGTTTTACCATGTGGGCATCGATTTTGTTATTCATGCATCCTAAGCTGGGCTGATGTAATG GCTTCAAGGAGAAAAATTTCAACTTGCCCTTTGTGCAAGGCGAGTTTTAATAGCATTACAAAGGTTGAGGATGCAGCCACTACTGATCAGAAAATATACTCCCAGACTATTCCATGTGCTCATTCAGACTTGGATATTTTCATTCTCGCTGATTTAGAAACAACCAGTTTTGGTGCTCAG TCTTCCCTTGCGCTGATTTGTAGCAAATGCCGCTGTCGGGAACCTGAGGATCTCCTCATTAGCTGTCATCTTTGCCGGATTCGACGCATCCATTCCTACTGCTTGGACCCTCCCTTGTTACCATGGACATGCATTCATTGTAAGGATCTCCGGATGCTCTACCATCATGCCTCTTAA
- the LOC126713969 gene encoding uncharacterized protein LOC126713969 isoform X5: protein MIVNHRWVEECMRQGMRVPENPYIFQSGEEVGPLLMELPLVNTSVSAKNRKVLTDKSNTCEISQTQSIDLVCGDSGLAAFSESCLLNKNLFPDSRERNDISNKLKHKLVRKTSKQVNGSSSRSCLEEPPLSGLFTKKHESSSYSKHLDRDKRKILNNNGLNISAEPSYKGRRLVERNASIPLLESAQLDLDKECYPIRVLNPHNSVAGSSSHSDAIQNTNILEIGGASGDRCHILSRITNEGSEASMDSDLCVKHASTAVERTSQDGCTNVEDLQEETIDESQNEHVTRLPTSTELSCVICWTDFSSTRGVLPCGHRFCYSCILSWADVMASRRKISTCPLCKASFNSITKVEDAATTDQKIYSQTIPCAHSDLDIFILADLETTSFGAQSSLALICSKCRCREPEDLLISCHLCRIRRIHSYCLDPPLLPWTCIHCKDLRMLYHHAS, encoded by the exons atgataGTAAACCATCGGTGGGTTGAAGAATGCATGAGGCAAGGAATGCGTGTCCCAGAGAATCCTTATATTTTTCAAAG TGGGGAAGAAGTGGGGCCCTTATTGATGGAACTCCCACTTGTTAATACGAGTGTCTCAGCAAAGAATCGTAAAGTGCTTACTGACAAATCAAATACTTGTGAAATCTCTCAAACACAATCTATTGATTTGGTGTGCGGAGATTCTGGTCTAGCAGCATTTTCTGAATCTTGTTTGTTGAATAAG AATTTATTTCCTGATTCTCGAGAGAGAAATGATATTTCTAACAAACTAAAGCACAAACTGGTTAGAAAGACTTCAAAGCAAGTGAATGGGTCAAGTAGCAGATCCTGTTTAGAGGAGCCTCCCTTATCTGgtttatttacaaaaaag CATGAGTCAAGTTCTTATTCTAAGCATCTGGATAGAGACAAGAGAAAGATCTTAAATAATAATGGACTCAATATTTCGGCTGAACCTTCTTATAAAGGAAGGAGGCTTGTGGAAAGGAATGCCAGTATACCTTTGCTGGAGTCTGCACAGTTGGATTTGGACAAAGAGTGCTACCCAATTAGAGTACTTAACCCACACAACAGTGTCGCAGGTTCATCAAGTCATTCAGATGCAATACAGAATACTAATATATTGGAAATTGGGGGAGCATCTGGTGATCGGTGCCATATTCTAAGTAGAATTACAAATGAAGGTTCAGAAGCTTCCATGGATTCAGATTTATGTGTTAAGCATGCGTCAACAGCCGTGGAAAGAACTTCACAAGATGGGTGTACTAATGTTGAGGACTTACAAGAAGAGACCATAGATGAGAGTCAGAATGAACATGTTACCAGATTACCTACTTCAACAGAGTTATCATGTGTTATATGTTGGACAGATTTCAGTTCAACCAGGGGGGTTTTACCATGTGGGCATCGATTTTGTTATTCATGCATCCTAAGCTGGGCTGATGTAATG GCTTCAAGGAGAAAAATTTCAACTTGCCCTTTGTGCAAGGCGAGTTTTAATAGCATTACAAAGGTTGAGGATGCAGCCACTACTGATCAGAAAATATACTCCCAGACTATTCCATGTGCTCATTCAGACTTGGATATTTTCATTCTCGCTGATTTAGAAACAACCAGTTTTGGTGCTCAG TCTTCCCTTGCGCTGATTTGTAGCAAATGCCGCTGTCGGGAACCTGAGGATCTCCTCATTAGCTGTCATCTTTGCCGGATTCGACGCATCCATTCCTACTGCTTGGACCCTCCCTTGTTACCATGGACATGCATTCATTGTAAGGATCTCCGGATGCTCTACCATCATGCCTCTTAA
- the LOC126700321 gene encoding uncharacterized protein LOC126700321, with amino-acid sequence MNIIVWNSRGALKPSFQSHIRELVRVYDPDVFVVMETRLGRERAKDIIDRLPFDGAILTDTIGRAGGLWLLWNSDKVEVTLLAKTEQEIHVTIKVRSSNLSWLFSAIYASPRFAERSILWNNLINVAELHSMPWVITGDFNEPLSSADKLEGRDVSIRKSLLLKDCLDRCNMIDLGFSGSRFTWTNRRDAPVLIQERIDKFFVNPDWCTLYPEAKVSNLTRCHSDHCPVILETRPSEWSRPIGPFKFQSFWLLDPSFPRVVQQAWSQGHHLQDAITRFSRDATDWNKVHFGNIFAKRRRVIARLDGIQRSIAFKLSHSLVNLERQLQAKLAGVLN; translated from the coding sequence ATGAATATCATCGTTTGGAATAGTAGGGGTGCCTTAAAACCCAGTTTTCAAAGTCATATTCGGGAGCTGGTTCGTGTTTATGATCCTGATGTGTTTGTGGTTATGGAAACTCGCCTAGGAAGGGAGAGAGCAAAAGACATTATAGACAGATTGCCGTTTGATGGAGCGATCCTTACAGATACAATCGGCCGTGCTGGGGGATTGTGGCTTTTGTGGAATTCAGATAAAGTAGAAGTCACACTCCTGGCCAAAACAGAGCAAGAAATACATGTTACCATTAAGGTACGGTCCTCAAACTTATCCTGGTTATTTTCAGCTATCTATGCTAGTCCTAGGTTTGCTGAAAGATCTATCTTATGGAATAATCTAATAAATGTTGCGGAGTTGCATAGCATGCCCTGGGTTATTACAGGGGATTTTAATGAGCCACTTTCTAGTGCTGATAAGTTAGAAGGAAGGGATGTTAGCATCAGGAAATCTCTCCTTTTAAAGGATTGCCTGGACAGATGTAATATGATTGATTTGGGGTTCTCAGGTTCAAGGTTTACTTGGACTAATCGCAGAGATGCTCCCGTTCTCATCCAAGAAAGAATAGACAAATTCTTTGTTAACCCTGATTGGTGCACTCTCTACCCTGAAGCTAAAGTTTCCAACTTAACCAGGTGCCACTCGGACCATTGTCCAGTTATTTTGGAAACTAGACCTTCTGAATGGTCCAGACCTATTGGGCCATTCAAGTTTCAGAGTTTTTGGCTTTTAGACCCCTCCTTCCCCAGGGTTGTCCAGCAAGCTTGGAGTCAGGGCCATCACCTTCAGGATGCTATCACTAGATTCTCTCGGGATGCCACAGACTGGAATAAAGTccattttggaaatatttttgcAAAAAGGAGAAGGGTCATAGCCAGGTTGGATGGAATCCAGAGAAGTATAGCTTTTAAGTTGTCCCACAGTCTTGTTAATCTAGAAAGGCAGCTCCAAGCAAAATTGGCTGGTGTTCTCAATTAA